A DNA window from Paraburkholderia sp. IMGN_8 contains the following coding sequences:
- a CDS encoding acyl-CoA dehydrogenase family protein, whose protein sequence is MELSAHVDLHSALAWPFFEPRHRELAEGIEAWSRTNLTHVEHDDVDATCRKLVRELGAAGWLKYGVGGVAYGGHGDTIDTRAVCLLRETLAKHSGLADFALAMQGLGSGAISLGGTHEQKTRYLPRVANGTAIAAFALSEPEAGSDVAAMAFSAREDGDAYVLDGDKTWISNGGIADFYVVFARTGEAPGARGISAFIVDADTPGLEIAERIDVIAPHPLARLHFAGARVPRSQMLGAPGEGFKLAMRTLDIFRTSVAAASLGFARHAMAEGLARAASRKMFGQTLGDFQLTQAKLAQMALTIDSSALLVYRAAWLRDQGENVTREAAMAKWHASEGAQQVIDAAVQLFGGMGVQSGTAVEMLYREIRALRIYEGATEVQQLIVGRDLLKAHAAAALKDNSEDNTK, encoded by the coding sequence ATTGAGTTGAGCGCTCACGTAGATCTGCACAGCGCGCTGGCGTGGCCGTTTTTTGAACCGCGCCATCGCGAACTTGCCGAGGGTATCGAGGCATGGTCCCGCACGAATCTCACGCACGTCGAACACGATGACGTCGATGCCACCTGCCGCAAGCTCGTTCGTGAACTCGGCGCGGCAGGCTGGTTGAAATACGGCGTCGGCGGCGTCGCGTACGGCGGGCATGGCGACACTATCGACACCCGCGCCGTTTGCCTGCTGCGCGAAACGCTCGCCAAACATTCCGGCCTCGCCGATTTCGCTTTGGCAATGCAAGGGCTCGGTTCAGGCGCGATCTCGCTCGGTGGCACGCATGAGCAGAAGACGCGCTACTTGCCACGCGTGGCGAACGGCACGGCTATTGCCGCCTTCGCTTTGTCGGAGCCGGAAGCGGGATCGGACGTCGCCGCGATGGCGTTTTCCGCCCGCGAAGACGGCGACGCCTATGTGCTCGACGGCGACAAGACGTGGATTTCGAACGGCGGCATCGCCGATTTCTATGTAGTGTTCGCCAGAACCGGCGAAGCGCCCGGCGCACGCGGCATTAGCGCATTCATCGTCGACGCCGACACGCCGGGGCTCGAAATCGCCGAACGTATCGACGTGATCGCGCCGCATCCGCTCGCCCGTCTGCACTTTGCCGGCGCGCGCGTGCCACGCAGCCAGATGCTCGGCGCACCCGGCGAAGGTTTCAAGCTCGCGATGCGCACACTCGATATTTTTCGCACGTCAGTGGCGGCGGCGTCTTTAGGCTTCGCACGTCATGCGATGGCCGAGGGTCTCGCTCGCGCAGCGTCGCGCAAGATGTTTGGTCAGACGCTCGGCGATTTTCAACTGACACAGGCGAAGCTCGCGCAAATGGCGTTGACGATCGACAGCAGCGCGTTGCTGGTCTATCGCGCGGCATGGTTGCGCGATCAGGGCGAAAACGTCACGCGTGAAGCCGCCATGGCGAAGTGGCACGCGAGCGAAGGCGCACAGCAGGTGATCGACGCCGCCGTGCAACTGTTCGGTGGCATGGGTGTGCAGAGCGGCACGGCCGTCGAGATGCTGTATCGCGAGATCCGGGCGTTGCGAATCTATGAAGGCGCGACTGAAGTGCAGCAGTTGATTGTCGGCCGCGACTTGCTTAAGGCGCACGCTGCCGCGGCCCTCAAGGACAACAGTGAGGACAATACGAAATGA